In one Natronosalvus amylolyticus genomic region, the following are encoded:
- a CDS encoding succinylglutamate desuccinylase/aspartoacylase family protein yields the protein MQIGTATAERGELEHGYLEVTDLPTGGSERLPVTIARGEQSGPTLWVTGGVHGNESTGIAAVQDVLGSSVPEGLSGTVVCMPMCNPAGIRRTNRHSYYHDDDPNRFFPATDAGDTTGRRVQELIDERLYETIVESADALLDLHTAQVGSEPFVIRDRVLYGEARTESEATALAARLEALARATALPLVNEYPATEYADRNLHRSNAGAVLNEAGIPALTFELGSHHAIEDPYRAAGVAGVYHAMVHLEMLPEMPDMKGETPTLESPVSYPVRRFVGPRASVAGFCRPRVETGVPFEAGDVLADVVSPHGTVRETLEAPHDGYVLGWRAPTTYENDAVASLAVRDEGDLVAPRS from the coding sequence ATGCAAATTGGAACCGCGACTGCAGAGCGTGGGGAACTCGAGCACGGGTATCTCGAGGTGACGGACTTGCCAACTGGCGGGAGCGAACGACTGCCAGTGACCATCGCGCGTGGCGAGCAATCGGGGCCGACGCTGTGGGTGACCGGTGGCGTCCACGGAAACGAATCGACGGGTATCGCCGCCGTGCAGGATGTACTCGGCTCGAGCGTCCCCGAGGGGCTTTCCGGAACGGTCGTCTGTATGCCAATGTGTAACCCGGCCGGGATTCGACGGACGAACCGACACTCGTACTATCACGACGACGACCCAAACCGGTTCTTTCCAGCGACCGATGCCGGCGACACCACCGGCCGTCGGGTGCAGGAACTGATCGACGAACGACTGTACGAGACGATCGTCGAGTCCGCCGACGCCTTGCTCGACCTGCACACCGCCCAGGTTGGGTCGGAACCGTTCGTCATTCGAGACCGCGTTCTCTACGGGGAGGCCCGCACGGAGTCTGAAGCAACGGCGCTCGCAGCGAGACTCGAGGCCCTGGCTCGAGCGACGGCCCTTCCGCTCGTGAACGAGTATCCCGCGACAGAGTACGCCGACCGCAACTTACACCGATCGAACGCCGGTGCGGTGTTGAACGAGGCAGGGATTCCCGCGCTGACGTTCGAACTCGGGAGCCACCACGCGATCGAAGACCCCTATCGAGCAGCGGGGGTAGCTGGCGTGTATCATGCGATGGTTCATCTCGAGATGCTCCCCGAGATGCCGGACATGAAAGGTGAGACACCGACACTCGAGTCGCCCGTGTCGTATCCAGTTCGTCGATTCGTGGGTCCACGGGCTTCCGTAGCTGGCTTCTGCCGGCCACGTGTGGAGACGGGGGTGCCGTTCGAGGCGGGTGACGTGCTCGCCGACGTCGTCTCCCCCCACGGGACGGTACGCGAGACGCTCGAGGCCCCGCACGACGGGTACGTCCTCGGCTGGCGTGCACCCACGACCTACGAAAACGATGCGGTGGCGAGCCTGGCAGTTCGAGACGAGGGCGACCTCGTCGCACCGCGATCCTAA
- a CDS encoding NAD-dependent epimerase/dehydratase family protein has product MQSAFVIGGTRFIGRHLVEDLLEHEYDVTIFNRGNHDNPFADEDRVDAIEGDRTNDSALEAAAETVDPDAVFDCVAYYPRDVRVATEVFADAEAYVYISSGDAYGREEIPKREDETPMRPCTSEQATDESGDTYGNRKAEGDRAVVEAAERGVNAMSVRPCIVYGPYDYTERLDFWIDRVLEHDRLVVPGDGTNIWHRAYVEDVASALRIVAERGTPGEFYNVGDRRLVTLEEMINLIADAADTAVEVVHAGPRELEAGGLSSEDYILYREYPHVLSTAKLAALGWESTPLEEAMARTVEGHRESDRDGSDHDPGREREERVLGILDTL; this is encoded by the coding sequence ATGCAAAGCGCATTCGTTATCGGCGGAACCCGTTTCATCGGCCGCCATCTCGTCGAGGACCTCCTCGAGCACGAGTACGACGTGACGATTTTCAACCGTGGCAACCACGACAACCCCTTCGCCGACGAAGACCGGGTCGACGCTATCGAAGGCGACCGGACGAACGATTCGGCACTCGAGGCGGCCGCAGAGACGGTCGACCCCGACGCCGTTTTCGACTGTGTCGCTTACTATCCGCGTGACGTCCGCGTCGCGACCGAGGTGTTCGCAGACGCCGAGGCCTACGTCTACATCTCGAGTGGTGACGCCTACGGCCGCGAAGAAATCCCCAAGCGGGAAGACGAAACGCCGATGCGCCCGTGTACGAGCGAACAGGCAACGGACGAGTCGGGCGACACGTACGGCAATCGAAAGGCGGAAGGTGACCGTGCGGTGGTCGAAGCCGCCGAACGGGGCGTCAACGCGATGTCCGTCCGTCCCTGTATCGTCTACGGCCCCTACGATTACACCGAGCGACTCGATTTCTGGATCGACCGCGTGCTCGAGCACGACCGCCTCGTCGTTCCCGGTGACGGCACCAACATCTGGCACCGAGCCTACGTCGAAGACGTCGCCAGCGCCCTTCGAATCGTCGCCGAGCGTGGTACTCCTGGAGAGTTCTACAACGTGGGTGACCGTCGACTCGTCACCCTCGAGGAGATGATCAACCTCATCGCAGACGCTGCCGACACAGCAGTCGAAGTAGTCCACGCGGGCCCGCGAGAACTCGAGGCCGGTGGCCTCTCGAGTGAGGACTACATCCTCTATCGGGAGTACCCACACGTGCTTTCGACCGCCAAACTTGCCGCCCTCGGCTGGGAATCGACGCCGCTCGAGGAGGCGATGGCCCGAACCGTCGAAGGACATCGCGAGAGTGACCGTGACGGGAGCGACCACGACCCCGGCCGTGAGCGAGAAGAGCGGGTGCTCGGTATCCTCGACACGCTGTAG
- a CDS encoding RNA-guided endonuclease InsQ/TnpB family protein yields the protein MAIQVTRTYVASIRNQQQVKSDLDSLGFAASKLWNIARWTCDRIWSETGTIPEDGPLKAYLKNHERYADLNSQSSQRVIEELAEAFKGWYAKRRNGDDRANPPKYRKHNGDHPRSTVTFKEDGFKHDSKNNRIRLSKGRNLKEHWSDFILCEIETRPDVVVENVRQVRAVWNGDEWELHLVCKHEIEADSPGNETAGIDLGIKNFAAVSYSTGDHELYPGNALKTDERYFAKEIAKCNSSRSNKALRIRRKRSERRSHYLHAVTRHIVTECVERGVGTIAVGNLEGVREDDETGEVRNWGDRGNEGLHGWAFDRFTNLLTYKAKAEGIAVVIVSERDTSKTCSCCGQKRKANRVERGLYVCRGCNAVMNADSNGAENIRRRLDQAEKVTLNPRSSGDRSSGRVARPAVNLFRRGEHDPSSGQGTFAEQASICKP from the coding sequence ATGGCGATTCAGGTCACTCGTACCTACGTTGCTTCCATCAGGAATCAGCAACAGGTCAAGAGTGATTTGGATTCGCTCGGGTTCGCCGCCTCGAAACTCTGGAACATTGCACGCTGGACGTGCGACCGAATCTGGAGTGAAACAGGGACAATCCCCGAGGATGGACCGCTCAAAGCGTACCTAAAAAACCACGAACGCTACGCCGACCTCAATTCTCAGTCGAGTCAGCGAGTCATAGAAGAACTCGCTGAAGCGTTCAAAGGGTGGTACGCCAAGCGCCGAAACGGGGACGACCGCGCAAACCCACCGAAGTACCGAAAACACAACGGCGACCACCCACGCTCCACGGTCACGTTCAAAGAAGACGGTTTTAAACACGACTCGAAGAACAACCGGATTCGCCTCTCCAAAGGTCGAAATCTGAAAGAACACTGGTCGGACTTCATCCTCTGTGAAATCGAAACCCGACCAGACGTTGTTGTTGAGAATGTTCGCCAAGTTCGAGCCGTCTGGAATGGCGACGAATGGGAACTCCACCTCGTGTGCAAGCACGAAATTGAGGCCGACTCTCCCGGCAACGAAACCGCTGGTATCGACCTCGGCATCAAGAACTTCGCCGCCGTCTCGTACTCCACGGGCGACCACGAGTTGTATCCGGGGAACGCTCTCAAGACTGACGAACGGTACTTCGCCAAGGAGATAGCGAAGTGCAACTCATCTCGGTCGAACAAGGCACTCCGAATCCGCCGAAAGCGTTCCGAGCGTCGGTCGCACTACCTCCACGCCGTCACCAGACACATCGTCACAGAGTGCGTCGAACGAGGTGTCGGAACGATTGCTGTCGGCAACCTCGAAGGCGTCCGTGAAGACGACGAAACTGGCGAGGTTCGAAACTGGGGCGACCGTGGGAACGAAGGCTTGCACGGCTGGGCGTTCGACCGCTTCACGAACTTGCTCACGTACAAGGCGAAAGCCGAAGGCATTGCCGTAGTCATAGTGAGTGAACGAGATACGTCGAAGACGTGTTCGTGCTGTGGACAGAAGCGGAAGGCAAATCGTGTAGAACGCGGATTGTACGTTTGTCGTGGGTGTAACGCCGTGATGAATGCCGACTCGAATGGTGCAGAAAACATTCGGCGTCGGTTAGACCAAGCAGAAAAGGTAACTCTGAATCCCCGGTCTTCCGGGGATAGGAGTAGCGGGCGTGTGGCACGTCCTGCGGTCAACCTGTTCCGTCGTGGAGAACACGACCCGAGTAGTGGACAGGGGACGTTCGCTGAACAAGCGAGCATCTGCAAACCGTAA
- a CDS encoding hydantoinase B/oxoprolinase family protein, translating into MADSSQNVDPVTLEVVRNASRALAEEMNATLVRTSYSPNIKERRDCSCAVFDSNGEMCSQAETMPVHLGAMPFSVRSALERFPPSTLEPGDAILVNDPFHGGAHLPDLTLVTPVFLDADDDEKDRPIGFTANRAHHADVGGARAGSVAADSTEIYQEGLRLPPVKLYEGGTLVEDVMEIILANVRTPDERRGDLRAQQAANETGRNRMQALAKRYGLETFETAVAAIQTYAERRMRHELEALPDGTYEFADRLDDDGQGNENVAIEATVTIDGDTVSVDFSGSAPQTPSAINAVFAVTASATYYAIRCLTDPEIPLNAGAYRPIEISAPAGTVVNAEPPAAVVGGNLEVSQRVTDVILGALAPVVPERAVAAGQGTMNNVTLGGTDPRDGRPYTFYETQAGGFGASASGDGMDGVHVHMSNTLNTPAEVLQTVYPLSVERYEYRPDTGGAGTHRGGLGLRRDIKVRGHEATCSLIGERRRHHPYGIQGGQPGSRGSDHLFRDGAERALEAKSSLTLEPGDVLSIRTPGGGGYGDPAERPRSKIERDIELEKVSLEMAREAYGHELEDSRPQNASNPE; encoded by the coding sequence ATGGCTGACTCGAGTCAGAACGTCGACCCCGTGACGCTCGAGGTGGTTCGCAACGCGTCTCGAGCGCTCGCCGAGGAGATGAACGCGACGCTGGTTCGAACGAGTTACTCGCCGAACATCAAGGAACGACGTGATTGTTCCTGTGCCGTTTTCGATTCGAACGGCGAGATGTGCAGCCAGGCCGAGACCATGCCGGTGCACCTCGGCGCGATGCCGTTTTCGGTTCGTTCGGCGCTCGAGCGATTTCCACCGTCAACGCTCGAACCCGGTGACGCCATCCTCGTCAACGATCCGTTCCACGGCGGGGCTCACCTGCCGGACTTGACGCTCGTCACGCCGGTATTTCTCGACGCTGATGACGACGAAAAAGACCGTCCAATCGGGTTCACGGCGAATCGGGCCCACCACGCGGACGTCGGCGGGGCGAGAGCCGGGAGCGTCGCCGCCGATTCGACTGAAATCTACCAGGAGGGACTACGCCTCCCGCCTGTGAAACTGTACGAAGGCGGAACACTGGTCGAGGACGTTATGGAGATTATCCTCGCAAACGTCCGGACCCCCGACGAGCGCCGCGGCGATCTCCGCGCCCAGCAGGCCGCGAACGAAACCGGTCGAAACAGGATGCAAGCACTTGCGAAACGATACGGACTCGAGACGTTCGAAACCGCCGTGGCCGCAATACAGACGTATGCCGAACGGCGAATGCGTCACGAACTCGAGGCCCTGCCCGATGGGACCTACGAATTCGCCGACCGACTGGACGACGACGGGCAGGGGAACGAAAACGTAGCTATCGAGGCCACTGTCACTATCGACGGCGACACTGTTTCGGTCGATTTCTCGGGGTCTGCCCCACAGACACCCAGTGCGATCAACGCCGTCTTTGCCGTGACGGCTTCGGCCACGTACTACGCGATTCGGTGTCTAACAGACCCCGAAATTCCGCTTAACGCCGGTGCCTACCGCCCGATCGAAATTTCGGCGCCGGCAGGAACGGTCGTCAACGCCGAGCCTCCAGCAGCCGTCGTCGGCGGGAACCTCGAGGTCTCTCAACGTGTAACTGACGTCATCCTCGGCGCACTGGCACCGGTCGTCCCCGAACGAGCCGTCGCCGCTGGTCAGGGGACCATGAACAACGTCACCCTCGGCGGAACGGACCCCCGAGATGGGAGACCGTACACGTTCTACGAAACGCAGGCTGGCGGGTTCGGAGCCAGCGCAAGCGGCGACGGTATGGATGGCGTGCACGTCCACATGAGCAACACGCTCAACACGCCCGCAGAAGTCCTCCAGACCGTGTATCCACTCTCGGTCGAGCGATACGAATACCGGCCCGATACCGGTGGGGCGGGTACCCATCGCGGTGGCCTGGGACTCCGTCGCGACATCAAGGTTCGAGGCCACGAGGCGACCTGTAGCCTCATCGGCGAGCGACGGCGACACCATCCGTACGGCATCCAGGGTGGCCAACCTGGTTCTCGAGGAAGCGATCACCTGTTTCGGGATGGGGCTGAACGCGCTCTCGAGGCAAAGTCATCACTGACGCTGGAACCGGGCGACGTCCTCAGCATCCGCACGCCCGGAGGTGGTGGCTACGGAGATCCTGCTGAACGACCACGGTCGAAGATCGAACGCGATATCGAGCTCGAGAAGGTCAGCCTCGAGATGGCACGCGAGGCGTACGGCCACGAACTCGAGGACTCACGGCCTCAGAACGCTTCGAACCCCGAGTGA
- a CDS encoding hydantoinase/oxoprolinase family protein gives MTASPTPWRLGVDVGGTFTDVVTVSDGAIDVIKTPSSPQDPSRAVLRGTEEAQVETTGDTPYAALETVAHGTTVATNAVLERDWADTALITTEGFRDVLEIGRQARPAMYDLATSKPDPIVGRDRRYEVSERLDERGTVETPLSIESVEAVAEALETTDVDSIAIALLFSFENDDHERLVKTVLERSGIDASFSLSCDVHPEIREYERTLLTALNAALKPRVDSYIGNLEKGLDSLGITAPLQIMQSNGGVLEATQVREQPVRTLLSGPAAGVQAAAHIAASHGFDTALTMDMGGTSCDVSLVRDGTPVRATDLEIGEYPIALPMISIHTIGAGGGSVGWIDDGGALRVGPESAGAVPGPICYGRGGTDPTVSDAHAILGRLDPDSFETGERDVTQAHIEAQVADKLADPLEMEVEAAAAGILEVANASMERALRVMSVERGYDPRSFALVAFGGAGPLHATVLAESLEIPTVVVPHSAGVLSALGLLVTDRITEQSASMVRRLEEIEPSDLDARFERFERESREKLGTDVDTERLTFERALDLRYVGQSFDLTIELPDDPLTSAVLETVTDRFHRTHERRYGHAAPEEPLEIVTLRTRTREDVDPPALTDRTGESSAADAVTDERSVLFEDTSYETPVYDRTALAADVTVSGPGIFEGAGSTTVLRPGQRARVEDDGTLIIEVNE, from the coding sequence ATGACAGCTTCGCCGACTCCGTGGCGACTCGGGGTCGATGTTGGCGGCACGTTTACCGACGTGGTTACCGTTTCGGATGGTGCGATCGACGTCATCAAGACACCGTCATCGCCTCAGGACCCATCGCGTGCCGTTCTCCGCGGTACCGAAGAAGCGCAAGTGGAAACGACTGGTGACACCCCGTACGCAGCCCTCGAAACCGTTGCTCACGGGACGACTGTTGCCACGAACGCCGTTCTCGAGCGTGACTGGGCCGATACTGCCTTGATTACGACCGAGGGGTTCCGAGACGTCCTCGAGATCGGGCGACAGGCGCGACCCGCGATGTACGACCTGGCTACGAGCAAACCGGACCCGATCGTCGGCCGCGACCGGCGCTACGAAGTGTCCGAGCGACTGGACGAACGAGGCACCGTCGAGACACCGCTATCAATCGAAAGCGTCGAAGCCGTCGCGGAGGCGCTCGAAACCACCGACGTCGACAGCATCGCCATCGCACTCCTCTTTTCGTTCGAAAACGACGACCACGAACGACTGGTCAAAACCGTTCTCGAGCGATCAGGTATCGACGCCTCGTTTTCGCTTTCCTGTGACGTCCACCCCGAGATCAGAGAGTACGAACGCACGCTACTCACCGCACTAAACGCGGCCCTCAAGCCGCGGGTCGACTCCTATATCGGGAACCTCGAGAAGGGACTGGATTCGCTCGGTATCACTGCTCCATTGCAGATCATGCAATCGAACGGCGGCGTTCTCGAGGCCACGCAGGTACGCGAACAACCCGTTCGAACGCTGCTTTCGGGCCCAGCAGCGGGCGTGCAGGCGGCCGCGCACATTGCGGCGAGCCACGGCTTCGACACCGCTCTCACGATGGACATGGGTGGCACCTCCTGTGACGTCTCACTCGTTCGTGACGGGACGCCCGTTCGAGCGACCGATCTCGAGATCGGCGAGTATCCGATCGCGCTGCCGATGATCTCGATTCACACTATCGGCGCTGGCGGTGGCTCCGTCGGCTGGATCGACGACGGCGGCGCGCTTCGCGTCGGACCAGAGTCTGCAGGTGCGGTGCCCGGCCCCATCTGTTACGGACGTGGCGGGACCGACCCGACGGTCAGTGATGCCCACGCCATCCTCGGTCGCCTCGACCCCGACTCGTTCGAAACTGGCGAGCGGGACGTTACACAAGCGCACATCGAAGCTCAGGTTGCCGACAAACTGGCCGACCCCCTCGAGATGGAGGTCGAAGCCGCTGCGGCAGGCATACTCGAGGTCGCGAACGCATCGATGGAACGCGCGCTTCGCGTGATGAGCGTCGAACGGGGTTACGACCCGCGGTCGTTCGCCCTGGTCGCCTTCGGCGGTGCGGGTCCGCTCCATGCCACCGTGCTCGCCGAGTCACTCGAAATACCGACCGTCGTGGTCCCGCACAGTGCGGGCGTTCTCTCCGCACTCGGCCTACTCGTGACCGACAGAATCACCGAGCAAAGCGCTTCGATGGTCCGGCGACTTGAGGAAATCGAGCCGTCGGATCTCGACGCTCGCTTCGAGCGCTTCGAACGGGAAAGTCGCGAGAAACTGGGTACCGACGTCGATACGGAGCGCCTCACGTTCGAACGAGCGCTCGACCTTCGGTACGTCGGCCAGTCGTTCGATCTCACCATCGAGTTGCCCGACGACCCCCTCACGTCTGCGGTCCTCGAAACGGTTACCGATCGGTTTCACCGTACACACGAACGGCGCTACGGACACGCCGCTCCCGAGGAACCGCTCGAGATCGTCACGCTCCGAACCCGAACCCGTGAAGACGTCGACCCGCCGGCATTGACGGATCGAACGGGGGAATCGAGTGCGGCGGATGCAGTCACCGACGAGCGCTCCGTACTGTTCGAAGACACTAGCTACGAAACGCCCGTGTATGATCGAACCGCGCTCGCAGCGGACGTTACCGTGAGCGGTCCCGGTATCTTCGAGGGGGCGGGCAGTACGACCGTGTTACGGCCGGGGCAGAGGGCCCGTGTCGAGGACGACGGGACCCTCATCATCGAGGTGAACGAGTGA
- a CDS encoding NAD(P)-dependent glycerol-1-phosphate dehydrogenase encodes MFEKSTWIRLPRNVVVGHGVLSQTVDVVDDLHLEGRPLLVTSPTPRKLAAEPIAADFEERGIDPAIVTIEEATFDAVEAVLEAAEREDVSYLIGVGGGKAIDIAKMATDHLNAGFLSVPTAASHDGIVSNRGSVPDGNTRHSVAAEPPLAVVADTTILANAPWELTTAGCADIISNYTAVMDWRLAHRLKNVQYSEYAAALAEMTAEILVGNADMIRPGLEDSAWIVTKALVSSGVAMSIAGSSRPASGAEHLFSHQLDRLVPGAALHGHQVGVGSIMTAYLHGGERGFWTEIRSALSSIDAPTTAAELGIDDEVVIEALTTCHEIRDRYTILGDGMDEHAAREVARKTGVIS; translated from the coding sequence ATGTTCGAAAAGTCGACGTGGATCCGACTGCCGCGAAACGTCGTCGTCGGCCACGGAGTCCTCTCACAGACCGTCGACGTCGTCGACGATCTGCATCTCGAGGGCCGGCCGCTGCTGGTGACGAGTCCAACGCCGCGAAAGCTGGCTGCCGAACCGATCGCGGCCGACTTCGAGGAGCGCGGAATCGACCCGGCTATAGTTACCATCGAAGAGGCGACGTTCGATGCGGTCGAGGCCGTACTCGAGGCGGCCGAACGCGAGGACGTCTCCTATCTCATCGGCGTCGGTGGTGGGAAAGCGATCGACATCGCGAAGATGGCAACCGACCACCTCAACGCTGGCTTTCTCTCCGTCCCCACGGCCGCGAGCCACGACGGTATCGTGAGCAACCGTGGTTCGGTTCCGGACGGCAACACGCGCCACAGCGTGGCTGCCGAACCGCCGCTTGCCGTCGTCGCCGATACGACGATTCTGGCGAACGCCCCGTGGGAGTTGACGACTGCGGGGTGTGCCGACATCATCTCGAACTATACGGCCGTGATGGACTGGCGACTCGCTCACCGGCTGAAAAACGTCCAGTACTCCGAGTACGCGGCTGCACTGGCCGAGATGACGGCCGAAATCCTGGTCGGAAACGCGGATATGATTCGCCCAGGGCTCGAGGATTCGGCCTGGATCGTCACGAAAGCGCTCGTCTCCTCCGGCGTGGCAATGTCGATTGCAGGGTCCTCGCGCCCGGCCAGCGGTGCCGAGCACCTGTTTTCACACCAGCTGGACCGATTGGTCCCCGGCGCAGCCTTACACGGCCATCAGGTCGGCGTCGGCTCGATCATGACCGCCTATCTCCACGGCGGCGAGCGCGGCTTCTGGACGGAGATTCGGTCTGCACTCTCGAGCATCGACGCGCCGACGACGGCCGCCGAGTTGGGTATCGACGACGAGGTGGTCATCGAAGCGCTGACGACCTGTCACGAAATCCGTGATCGGTACACGATACTGGGTGATGGGATGGACGAACACGCCGCTCGAGAAGTCGCGCGAAAAACCGGTGTCATCTCGTAG
- a CDS encoding lysylphosphatidylglycerol synthase transmembrane domain-containing protein, whose amino-acid sequence MRRRQTLVGLAIALALVGLLVYGVGWQEVLALLSEAKPQYVAGAVLAGGGILLVRGLVLERLLRPVAGAPRGVAFAVPFLAGYFARSVLPWGRSTGAPVMAFLLAANSDAEPEDTLAAISLAEVFAFLASIIIALAGGLLYLDIDLLRTEETASTVVYSLSVGILAGLIVAGTVVGLTRDGYVRRLMTRGARGLDSLLHGRPRVRTPDPVSRRLENFLRTLGTVGAARRTLVVAFALALSSWFINVLPLYFAFLALGIEGGFVLALLCAPLASFGGILPLPGGTGGIETVLVSLLVTVGGLSLESATASALLFRLSTYWLHVTVCGAGAWYLSIRGKRTITV is encoded by the coding sequence ATGCGCCGACGACAGACGCTCGTGGGACTCGCGATTGCACTCGCGCTCGTCGGCTTGCTCGTGTACGGTGTCGGGTGGCAGGAGGTCCTGGCCCTCCTCAGTGAAGCAAAACCTCAGTACGTTGCGGGAGCCGTTCTCGCCGGTGGCGGAATCTTGCTCGTTCGTGGGCTCGTCCTCGAGCGGTTGCTCCGTCCCGTCGCAGGCGCTCCCCGAGGGGTGGCGTTCGCCGTGCCGTTCCTCGCTGGATACTTCGCCAGGAGCGTCCTCCCATGGGGTCGATCGACGGGAGCGCCCGTAATGGCCTTTCTCCTGGCGGCGAACAGCGACGCCGAACCAGAAGACACCCTGGCAGCGATTAGCCTCGCGGAGGTGTTTGCCTTTCTGGCCAGCATCATCATCGCTCTGGCTGGTGGCTTGCTCTACCTCGATATCGACCTTCTCCGAACCGAAGAAACGGCATCGACTGTCGTATACAGCCTGTCTGTCGGAATCCTGGCTGGATTGATCGTCGCCGGAACGGTCGTCGGATTGACTCGAGACGGATACGTCCGACGGCTGATGACTCGAGGGGCTCGTGGACTCGATTCCTTGCTCCACGGCCGACCCCGCGTTCGGACACCTGACCCGGTTTCTCGCCGCCTCGAGAATTTCCTTCGAACGCTCGGGACCGTGGGCGCGGCCAGACGAACACTCGTGGTTGCGTTCGCACTCGCGCTCTCGAGCTGGTTCATCAACGTGCTCCCGCTGTATTTCGCGTTTCTCGCACTCGGCATCGAGGGAGGATTCGTTCTCGCACTCCTCTGTGCACCGCTCGCATCGTTCGGTGGGATTCTCCCACTGCCCGGCGGAACAGGCGGAATCGAAACCGTCCTCGTCTCGTTGTTGGTTACCGTTGGTGGACTCTCCCTCGAGAGTGCAACGGCGAGTGCACTTCTCTTTCGCCTGAGCACCTACTGGTTGCACGTCACTGTCTGTGGTGCCGGCGCGTGGTATCTCTCGATTCGTGGCAAACGGACGATTACCGTGTGA
- a CDS encoding histidine kinase: MSTETTTSAEIEDESLPGNWKAGLVGGIVGGIAFGVMMTMMMTNIMEMAIPVMYGIEGPAGALGWVIHMAHAAILGVVFAAIVGFGGLEGASAQKLVGAGIAYGIVLTIVLAWIVMPAWVGAMGPMNPPVPDINPMSLVGHAVYGALLGTVYYALEGV, encoded by the coding sequence ATGTCTACAGAAACGACAACATCGGCGGAAATCGAAGACGAATCGCTCCCGGGTAACTGGAAAGCCGGCCTCGTTGGCGGCATCGTAGGTGGTATCGCCTTCGGGGTGATGATGACGATGATGATGACCAATATCATGGAGATGGCAATCCCCGTAATGTACGGGATCGAAGGCCCAGCCGGAGCCCTCGGCTGGGTCATCCACATGGCTCACGCGGCGATTCTGGGCGTCGTCTTCGCCGCAATCGTCGGTTTCGGTGGCCTCGAGGGAGCTTCCGCACAAAAGCTGGTCGGTGCTGGAATCGCCTACGGGATCGTGTTGACGATCGTGCTCGCGTGGATCGTGATGCCGGCATGGGTGGGTGCGATGGGGCCGATGAATCCACCAGTTCCAGACATCAATCCGATGAGCCTGGTCGGACACGCCGTTTACGGAGCGCTCCTGGGAACAGTCTATTACGCGCTCGAGGGAGTCTGA